A region from the Halomonas piscis genome encodes:
- a CDS encoding response regulator transcription factor, producing MSRVLVVDDEPNIVLSLEFLMQQAGFEVLTAEDGEGALAHIDAGPPDLLLLDISLPGISGFDVLERLRADDATRALPIIMLTAHGREVEREKGMALGADDYVTKPFSTRALVDKVTALLAEANHDSP from the coding sequence ATGTCTCGGGTACTGGTGGTGGACGACGAACCCAACATTGTGCTTTCGCTCGAGTTTTTAATGCAGCAGGCGGGCTTTGAGGTGCTGACCGCCGAGGACGGCGAGGGGGCGCTTGCGCACATCGACGCCGGCCCGCCGGATCTTTTGCTGCTTGACATCAGCCTGCCCGGCATCAGCGGCTTTGACGTGCTTGAACGGCTGCGCGCCGACGACGCCACCCGGGCGCTGCCGATCATCATGCTCACCGCCCACGGCCGCGAGGTCGAGCGCGAAAAGGGCATGGCGCTGGGCGCCGACGACTACGTCACCAAGCCGTTTTCCACCCGGGCGCTGGTCGACAAGGTCACCGCGCTGCTGGCCGAGGCCAACCATGACTCGCCGTGA
- a CDS encoding 3'-5' exonuclease: MTRRERRGLPRRQRLVGLWLLLSGVSLAGGALFAAWLDSRLGAAGWERAALWLGCFSGGATILLAGLVLERMLFTPLRHLQAQLARLVASPDAHDERPPRGWLTGLGPDLARVREGWRADRARLAGAREEGAREAADTRQRLEALLQTLHTPLLLCDRHRRILLFNAAAERFFDGEPAPGLGKRLDTLLPAASLQSTLDRLPDDGTPRELLLPCGERWLKAALRRVGQSDGESLVTLEDATRAWRTEVGVRAELATGLGDLRRRAASLAGAADALKALGTADSPLRQRLAGAIDEDGPALSDSIARLGRLVDDMQRQGEQLSPIWSNDFWQALDERLDPSRRLITPVGMPSWFKGDAPALIALLDSLLSYLETRQPAGGADIGGPGGEYFEGEITLGNKQVYLDLIWHGKAIPDGDLARWQRLPLDTLPLAPTAAEVLRQHASDIWSLTDDGGKRARLRLPLPAVARAGPPARAVPPRPEFHDFGIAGLPSPDEPRAGLALASLDIVAFDTETTGLALRQGDTVVSLGACRIVNARVLADDTFAQRVNPGRPISPESTAIHGITDADVSDAPPLSEVLTDFRHYLGDAVLLAHNASFDMLAISHQGVEFAMPVLDTLLISRALDEALDGHDLDSLAARYAIAFPPGTRHTALGDARVTAALWLALLPRLEARGIDTLDTLLALQANAIDTEDATAP; encoded by the coding sequence ATGACTCGCCGTGAACGCCGGGGGCTGCCCAGGCGCCAGCGGCTGGTGGGCCTGTGGCTTCTCCTGAGCGGGGTCAGCCTGGCCGGCGGCGCGCTGTTCGCCGCCTGGCTGGACAGCCGCCTGGGCGCTGCCGGCTGGGAGCGCGCCGCGCTGTGGCTGGGGTGCTTCTCCGGCGGGGCCACCATTCTGCTCGCCGGGCTGGTGCTCGAGCGCATGCTCTTTACGCCGCTGCGCCACCTCCAGGCCCAGCTGGCGCGGCTGGTGGCCAGCCCCGACGCCCACGACGAGCGCCCGCCCCGGGGCTGGCTGACCGGGCTGGGGCCGGATCTGGCCCGGGTGCGGGAAGGCTGGCGCGCCGACCGCGCGCGCCTGGCCGGCGCCCGGGAAGAAGGCGCCCGCGAGGCCGCGGACACTCGCCAGCGGCTGGAGGCGCTGCTGCAGACCCTGCACACGCCGCTGCTGCTGTGCGACCGCCATCGCCGTATTCTGCTGTTCAACGCCGCCGCCGAGCGCTTTTTCGACGGCGAGCCGGCGCCGGGGCTGGGCAAGCGGCTGGACACGCTGCTGCCGGCGGCAAGCCTGCAAAGCACCCTCGACCGGCTGCCCGACGACGGCACCCCTCGGGAACTCCTGCTTCCCTGCGGCGAGCGCTGGCTCAAGGCCGCGCTGCGCCGGGTGGGGCAAAGCGACGGCGAAAGCCTGGTGACCCTCGAGGACGCCACCCGGGCCTGGCGCACCGAAGTGGGCGTGCGCGCCGAGCTTGCCACCGGGCTTGGCGACCTGCGCCGCCGCGCCGCCAGCCTTGCCGGCGCCGCCGACGCGCTCAAGGCCCTGGGCACCGCCGACAGCCCCCTGCGTCAGCGGCTGGCCGGCGCCATCGACGAAGACGGCCCGGCGCTTAGCGACAGCATCGCCCGGCTGGGCCGGCTGGTCGACGACATGCAGCGCCAGGGCGAGCAGCTCTCGCCCATCTGGTCCAACGATTTCTGGCAGGCGCTGGACGAGCGCCTCGACCCTTCGCGCCGACTGATCACGCCTGTGGGCATGCCGTCCTGGTTCAAGGGCGACGCCCCGGCGCTGATCGCGCTGCTCGACTCGCTGCTGAGCTACCTTGAAACGCGTCAACCGGCGGGCGGAGCGGATATCGGCGGCCCCGGCGGCGAATACTTTGAAGGCGAAATCACCCTGGGCAACAAGCAGGTATATCTCGACCTGATCTGGCACGGTAAGGCCATCCCCGACGGCGACCTGGCCCGCTGGCAGCGTCTGCCGCTGGATACCCTGCCGCTGGCGCCCACCGCGGCCGAAGTGCTGCGCCAGCACGCCAGCGACATCTGGAGCCTCACCGACGACGGCGGCAAGCGCGCCCGCCTGCGCCTGCCGCTGCCCGCCGTCGCCCGAGCCGGCCCGCCGGCCCGAGCCGTGCCGCCGCGGCCGGAGTTTCACGACTTCGGCATTGCCGGACTGCCCTCGCCGGACGAGCCCCGGGCCGGGCTGGCTCTGGCCAGCCTGGACATCGTCGCCTTCGACACCGAAACCACCGGGCTTGCCCTGCGCCAGGGCGACACCGTGGTCAGCCTGGGGGCGTGCCGCATCGTCAACGCCCGGGTGCTGGCCGACGACACCTTCGCCCAGCGGGTCAACCCCGGCCGTCCGATCTCGCCGGAAAGCACCGCCATCCACGGCATCACCGACGCCGACGTCAGCGACGCGCCGCCGCTGAGCGAGGTGCTCACCGACTTTCGCCACTATCTCGGCGACGCCGTCTTGCTGGCGCACAACGCCTCCTTCGACATGCTCGCCATCAGCCACCAGGGCGTCGAGTTCGCCATGCCGGTGCTGGACACCCTGCTGATCTCACGGGCGCTGGACGAAGCCCTGGACGGCCACGACCTGGACAGCCTGGCCGCACGCTACGCCATCGCCTTTCCCCCGGGCACCCGGCATACGGCGCTGGGCGACGCCCGAGTCACCGCCGCCTTGTGGCTTGCGCTGCTGCCGCGCCTGGAGGCCCGCGGCATCGATACCCTGGATACGCTGCTGGCCCTGCAGGCCAACGCCATCGACACGGAGGACGCCACCGCGCCATGA